Proteins found in one Oryza glaberrima chromosome 4, OglaRS2, whole genome shotgun sequence genomic segment:
- the LOC127769363 gene encoding recQ-mediated genome instability protein 1 has protein sequence MRRRNLIITSDSDSDDGGGGGGAATASTPASASASASFPSVSGGGGGCGDGWPSPQNPRSVPVQFPSPSSPPPSPPIEISDEEEAEAEVVVEEEEEVVVVEDEEEEYEEVEEIEDPDGDSPFVDAPEHISPPPPPPPPARTPMPTPTPTPTPTPTPTPTRPLPVWAAPLPARTPTPTPSAPPRAAAPSPAGTPSPSPIPPSSTPVSALSGPLRQVDEFLRGLGLRLRPEWLESCAAGVPGFYGLGGVEAMARRCFEQFLFADMNACGAGVLPEGVGSMHNAVLDGPFVLQVDEIVNLSAPLRERYRDAHAGPKRCLKLSMTDGIQRIYGMEYRPIKDLEVLAPAGFKIVIRNVHIRRGLFMLVPEVIEILGGVDDELDEARNRLVSEVNKPPRGKRKQGGLPLSSRATLAAWPTNANATNDAEQGASVPRTVNTPHPTRLGNASHASQVGRTTQPMVDNLIPHVVVSNAQEQSRHIQEITMQGQPTSLNRHNKEASASTYRYNAQCSISGTTRAMADEHVLVSNAQEQSPHIQEITMQDQSTSLNGRNKEASASTSYRYNAQCSISGTTRAMADERVDPSFVGNNVHEQMQRVQGITMQDHISASSESKRELSVTTPSAYDSRLAPHGVGNTGTRSGEATRSSNVDDGINNIGHPISLCGENEKPFTYIFNMLADWGVQQDTVPYIQGKIKGLITSVKRFQYKQSMQYDLYVYIDDGSFITEAFVDRDIVQNMIGLSAEELAAALSSGGPAQANIRKTMKAFEHFLVNFEGTILIELNRDSSVPIVREMNKGCSSSDAWQLLRRVKTFSGQGYMRSLDFMDTTP, from the exons ATGAGGCGCCGAAACCTAATCATcacctccgactccgactccgacgacggcggcggaggcggcggcgcggccactGCCTccacccccgcctccgcctcggcgtccGCCTCCTTCCCGAGCgtaagcggcggcggcggcggctgcggcgatgGCTGGCCCTCGCCGCAAAACCCTAGGTCAGTCCCCGTTCAGTTCCCCTCCCCGTCCtcgcctcccccttcccctcccataGAGATTtccgatgaggaggaggcggaggcggaggtggtggtggaggaggaggaggaggtggtggtggtggaggacgaggaggaggagtatgaggaggtggaggagatcgaggaCCCCGATGGGGACTCCCCCTTCGTCGACGCCCCCGAGCACatctcccctccgccgccccctccgcctccggcgcgaacgccgatgccgacgccgacgccgacgccgacgccgaccccgaccccgaccccgaccCGACCCCTTCCCGTGTGGGCTGCCCCTCTTCCGGCCCGAACCCCAACTCCTACTCCATCTgcgccgccccgagccgcgGCGCCATCCCCTGCGGGAACCCCGTCGCCGTCCCCGATTCCGCCGTCGAGCACCCCGGTGTCTGCGCTGAGCGGGCCGCTGCGGCAGGTGGACGAGTTCCTGAGGGGGCTCGGGCTGCGGCTGCGCCCGGAGTGGCTCGAGTCCTGCGCCGCCGGGGTACCCGGGTTCTACGGCctcggcggcgtggaggcgatGGCCAGGCGGTGCTTCGAGCAGTTCCTCTTCGCCGACATGAACGCGTGCGGCGCGGGCGTGCTCCCGGAGGGCGTTGGGAGCATGCACAACGCCGTCCTCGATGGCCCCTTCGTGCTGCAG GTTGATGAGATTGTCAACCTGTCAGCTCCTTTAAGGGAAAGATATCGTGATGCACATGCGGGGCCCAAAAGATGTTTAAAGTTATCAATGACAGATGGGATCCAACGCATATATGGAATGGAATACAGGCCGATCAAAGACCTGGAAGTTCTTGCCCCTGCTGGTTTTAAG ATTGTTATAAGAAATGTGCACATAAGGAGAGGCCTTTTTATGCTGGTGCCCGAGGTCATTGAGATTCTTGGGGGTGTTGATGATGAACTGGATGAAGCACGTAATAGGCTTGTTTCTGAAGTAAACAAACCGCCACGTGGCAAAAG GAAACAAGGTGGATTACCATTGTCTTCGAGAGCCACTCTAGCAGCCTGGCCAACAAATGCCAATGCTACAAATGATGCCGAGCAAGGAGCCTCAGTGCCAAGAACAGTGAATACCCCTCATCCAACCAGATTAG GTAATGCTTCCCATGCTTCTCAGGTTGGTAGAACTACACAACCTATGGTGGACAATCTTATCCCTCATGTTGTAGTAAGCAATGCCCAAGAGCAAAGCCGACATATCCAAGAAATCACCATGCAGGGCCAACCTACTTCTCTTAATAGGCACAATAAAGAAGCTTCTGCATCTACTTATAGATATAATGCCCAATGCAGCATTAGTGGAACTACACGAGCTATGGCAGACGAACATGTTTTAGTAAGCAATGCCCAAGAGCAAAGCCCGCATATCCAGGAAATCACCATGCAGGACCAATCTACTTCTCTTAATGGGCGCAATAAAGAAGCTTCTGCATCTACTTCTTATAGATATAATGCCCAATGCAGCATTAGTGGAACTACACGAGCTATGGCAGATGAACGTGTCGACCCTTCCTTCGTTGGTAATAACGTACATGAACAAATGCAACGTGTTCAAGGTATCACCATGCAGGACCACATTAGTGCTTCTAGTGAGAGCAAAAGGGAACTTTCTGTGACTACCCCTTCTGCATATGATTCCCGACTTGCGCCACATGGTGTTGGCAATACTGGCACAAGAAGTGGGGAAGCCACACGATCTTCAAATGTGGATGATGGGATCAATAACATTGGGCATCCGATCAGTCTATGTGGAGAAAATGAAAAGCCTTTTACTTATATATTCAACATGTTAGCTGATTGGGGTGTTCAACAGGATACAGTACCTTATATTCAAGGAAAAATTAAG GGTTTGATCACTTCTGTCAAACGGTTTCAATACAAGCAATCCATGCAATACGATCTTTATGTCTACATAGATGATGGTAGTTTTATTACAGAGGCCTTTGTTGACCGTGAT ATTGTACAGAACATGATTGGCCTTTCCGCTGAGGAGCTTGCAGCTGCTCTTTCTTCTGGTGGCCCAGCACAAGCCAATATAAGAAAAACTATGAAAGCATTTGAGCATTTCCTGGTGAACTTTGAG GGCACAATCCTTATTGAGCTCAACAGAGATTCTTCTGTTCCTATTGTACGTGAGATGAATAAAGGTTGTTCAAGTTCGGATGCGTGGCAGCTGCTTCGGAGGGTGAAAACATTTTCTGGTCAGGGCTACATGCGGAGCCTGGATTTTATGGACACCACTCCATGA
- the LOC127769678 gene encoding ACT domain-containing protein ACR6-like: MALTAAAASGGDAHDDEYAKLVRGMNPPRVVVDNEASDEATVIRVDSVSSHGTLLAVVQVIADLGLVIRKAYFSSDGSWFMDVFNVTDRDGNKVLDDQTISYIQTTLEADDWYYPEVRNTVGIVPAEEYTVIELTGTDRPGLLSEVCAVLAGMRCAVRSAELWTHNTRVAAVVHVTDDGGSGGAIEDEARIADISARLGNLLRGQSGVRAAAAAAPGGLTHKERRLHQMMFDDRDYDGGGGAASSSPRGRSPTPATEVSVTPCAERGYTAVVVRCRDRPKLLFDTVCTITDMGYVIHHGAVSSEPRGGAYQEYYIRHVDGDPVRSEAERQRVVQCLEAAIERRTADGLALEVRTGDRAGLLSDVTRIFRENGLTIRRAEISSERGEAVDTFYLSDPQGHPVEAKTIDAIRAQIGEATLRVKHNPFADGDGAGGGGGGGATDDVAGSTAFLFGNLFKFYRPFQNFSLIKLYS; encoded by the exons ATGGcgctcacggcggcggcggcgagcggcggcgacgcgcacgACGACGAGTACGCGAAGCTGGTGCGGGGGATGAACCCGCCGAGGGTGGTGGTGGACAACGAGGCGTCCGACGAGGCGACGGTGATCCGGGTCGACAGCGTCAGCAGCCACGGcacgctgctcgccgtcgtccagGTCATCGCCGACCTCGGCCTCGTCATCCGCAAGGCCTACTTCTCCTCCGACGGCAGCTGGTTCATGGACG TGTTCAACGTCACCGACCGCGACGGCAACAAGGTGCTCGACGACCAAACCATCTCCTACATCCAAACG ACGCTGGAGGCGGATGACTGGTACTACCCGGAGGTGAGGAACACGGTGGGGATCGTGCCGGCGGAGGAGTACACGGTGATCGAGCTCACCGGCACCGACCGCCCGGGGCTCCTCTCCGAGGTCTGCGCGGTGCTCGCCGGGATGCGCTGCGCCGTGCGGAGCGCCGAGCTGTGGACGCACAAcacccgcgtcgccgccgtcgtgcacgtcaccgacgacggcggctccggcggcgccatCGAGGACGAGGCCCGCATCGCCGACATCAGCGCCCGCCTCGGGAACCTCCTCCGCGGCCAGAgcggcgtgcgcgccgccgccgccgccgctccgggcGGGCTCACCCACAAggagcgccgcctccaccagaTGATGTTCGACGACCGCGactacgacggcggcggcggcgccgcctcctcctcgccgcggggGCGGTCCCCGACCCCGGCGACGGAGGTGTCCGTGACGCCGTGCGCGGAGCGCGGGTACACCGCGGTGGTGGTGCGGTGCCGGGACCGGCCCAAGCTGCTGTTCGACACGGTGTGCACCATCACCGACATGGGGTACGTCATCCACCACGGCGCGGTGAGCAGcgagccccgcggcggcgcgtaCCAGGAGTACTACATCCGGCACGTCGACGGCGACCCCGTCCGCTCCGAGGCGGAGCGGCAGCGCGTGGTGCAGTGCCTCGAGGCCGCCATCGAGCGCCGCACCGCCGACGGGCTGGCGCTGGAGGTCCGCACCGGCGAccgcgccggcctcctctccgaCGTCACCCGCATCTTCCGCGAGAACGGCCTCACCATCCGCCGCGCCGAGATCTCGtcggagcgcggcgaggccgtgGACACGTTCTACCTCTCCGACCCGCAGGGCCACCCCGTGGAGGCCAAGACGATCGACGCCATCCGCGCGCAGATCGGCGAGGCCACGCTGCGTGTCAAGCACAACCCCTTcgccgacggcgatggcgccggcggcggcggcggcggcggcgccaccgatGACGTCGCTGGTTCGACGGCGTTCCTCTTCGGGAATCTCTTCAAATTCTACCGGCCGTTCCAGAACTTCAGCCTCATCAAGCTctactcctaa